TGGCAATCTTGCCCGCAAAGGAGCCTTAGGCTACAGCGACAAACGGGGAGCTAATTATTCCGATAATATTGAAGGGATTGTCCTGTTGTTAAAGCATGAAAATCCCTCCACCGTACTCGCAGGTGTAAATGCTGCCGTCGATGAGCTTAACAGTAAAATCCTCCCCAAAGATGTCAAAATACACGTCGTCTTAGATCGCACGAGCTTGGTCGATAATACCCTGCATACGGTATCCAAAACACTGCTCGAAGGTATGGTACTGGTTATCCTAGTACTCATCCTTTTTCTGGGTAGTTGGCGCGGTGCTCTATTGGTTGCCATCACCATTCCACTCTCGCTGTTGATTGCCTTTATACTGATGCATTTTACGGATATACCCGCCAATCTATTATCCCTGGGGGCAATAGATTTCGGAATTATCGTGGATGGTGCCATTGTTATGCTCGAGACCATTCTGAAAAAAAGGGAAGAAAAACCCGACGCTCCATTGGTCGAGCAGACCTTGACAACTAAAATTGCTGAAGTGGCCAAGCCAATTTTCTTTGCTACCATCATTATTATCACGGCCTATCTGCCTCTTTTTGCTTTCGAACGGGTAGAAAAGAAACTGTTTACGCCGATGGCCTATACCGTAGGTTATGCACTATTGGGGGCTCTAGCTGTATCCTTACTATTGATTCCCGGACTGGCTTACCTCATCTACCGCAAGCCACAAAAAGTTTATCACAATAGATGGCTGGAAAAATTAACGGTACTTTACCATCAGCGGATCAAAAAAATAATGCTGCGCCCCAAACGAGTGTTTGTTCCCATCGGTCTTGTTCTTTTAGCGACAGGACTGCTGACAGCATCTGTGGGTAAAGATTTTTTGCCTACGCTCGACGAAGGTTCGATCTGGTTACAGGTCTCCCTCCCTCCGGGCATCACTGTAGAGAAATCCAAAGAAATGAGCGATAGCCTACGTGCACGTACCCTGAAATACGAGGAGATCTCCTATGTCATGGTACAGGCCGGACGTAATGATGATGGTACCGACGCCTGGACCCCTTCACACTTTGAAGTCAGTGTGGGTTTGAAGCCTTACAAAACATGGAAATGGGGCAAAACCAAAGCAGACCTTATCAATGAGCTGGCCGCAGAATATGCCCAGATGCCCGGCTATAATGTGGCATTTTCCCAACCGATGATCGATGGCGTCATGGACAAAATCGCGGGAGCACATAGCGAACTCGTCGTCAAACTTTTTGGAGATGATCTAAAAGAAACCAGGCGTGTTGCCGAAGACCTCGTGACCACACTTAAAGGAGTGGAAGGTGCTGTTGACCTGGCCATTGATCAGGAGCCACCACTCCCACAGTTACAGATCATCGTTGACCGAGACAAAATTGCACAATATGGATTGAATATTTCGGATGTCACCGATCTGATCCAAATCGCCATTGGAGGCAAAGCTGTCTCACAGGTCTATCAGGGGATAAAAGTATACGATATCACCTGTCAGTATGCTGAGAACGAGCGAAACTCGCCTGAAAAAATTGGCAATCTGATGTTGTATCCTGATAATGGCACACGCATACCCTTGTCGCAGGTCGCCACGATCAAACTCAATACCGGAGAAAGTACCATTTCACGCGAGCGCAATAGCCGCCAGCTGACCGTCAGATTGAATGTCCGCGGGCAAGATCTAGGCACTTTCCTGACCAAAGCGCAGCAAGCAATCGCACAAAAACTGAAATACGATCAACAGAAAATCAGACTGCAATGGGGTGGTCAATTTGAAAACCAGCATCGCGCCTACAGCCGACTGGCGGTCATCGTCCCACTGACACTAGCGATTATATTTATCCTGCTGTATAGCACCTTCGGTTCTTTTGGACAGGCTGGATTGCTTATTGGTATCGTACCACTAGCACTCTTTGGTGGAATGCTTGCGCTCAATCTACGGGGCATGACCCTAAATGTATCTTCAGCAGTGGGTTTTATAGCGCTTTTTGGTGTTGCCATACAAAATGGTGTATTGATGCTTTCGCAGTTCAATGTGCTACGAAAAAATGGCATGCCCTTAAAAAAAGCTGTCATTGAAGGCGCTTTCAGTCGATTCCGCCCTGTACTGATGACCGCTACGGTGGCCATACTTGGTCTTCTTCCAGCATCATTGGCGACAGGTATCGGATCAGATGTTCAGCGGCCACTGGCCACCGTGATCGTCTATGGTTTACTCTTTTCTACCCTGCTGACACTGTTTATGCTTCCACCCTTGTATTATCTGATGGAGCGGAGACAGCAAAAAGGTGGGGTCGGATCATCAACCGATCAAATACAAGGGGAGACAAATTCCTAAAATCAAAACCGTACGCTGATTAAAGCAGCTGTACTGCTTTAATCAGAATGACTAAAATAAAATTCCGATGAAAACACAGATCAAACTTCTTCTTTTCCTTTTACTTCCACTTGGAAATGTAGCGGCACAAACGATAGATTCGACTTTTCTACAAAAAAAACTGGATTACAGCAGCTTTATCGCCCAGGTTGGGAAGAACAACCTCGGTTACGCCGCTGAAAAGTTCAACCTTTCAATCGCTGAGGCTAATATCATCAGTGCCAGTATCTTCCCCGATCCTGAATTCACCCTAGGACTCTTTGACAATAGCGAAAGAAGCAAACAACTCGGGCGGGGTTATACCGCCGGATTGAGCTGGACGGTAGAATTGGGGGCAAAACGGCAGGCACGTCGTCAGGTTGCAAAAGATGAGGCTGAAACCACCCGTCTCCTACTCGGAGATTATTTCCGAAATCTACGTGCCGATGCCACCCTTGCTTTTTTATCAGCAAGGTACAACCAGCAACTGGTAGCAACCTACCACAGTTCCTATCAACAACTCGCTCAGCTTGCCAGCTCAGACAGTATACGTTATCAACTGGGTGCTATTCCACAAATAGACTTCCGACAGTCAAAATTGGAAGCAGCCCATATGCGCAATACGCTATCGGCGGCCGAAGCGACAGCCAATTACTCCCTAGCGGGGTTATCACTGCTTATGGGAGATAAGAGCCCGGTTCTTTGGCTCCCACAGGGATCTGATGTTTCTTTTGATCGCAACTTTTTATTAAGTACACTTATTTCAACCGCAGTACGAGAACGTGCTGATCTTAAGGCTGCGCTACAGAACAAGCAGCTCTCCCATAGTCTGCTCCAGCTGGCAAAGGCAAACCGTATCCTAGATCTCGGTATTTCCATCGGCTTTACCTCCAATGGTGAGGCCAGAAATGAAACCGCCCCGACACCACAGTTTAATGCCATCAATGCCGGTCTAGCCATACCACTAAAATTTTCCAATTTTAATAAAGGGGGGCTGAAATCTGCTCAGTTCAAAATTGAGCAAGACGAATTGATCTATCAAGATGCAGCACTACGCATCCAGACTGAGGTGAATCAAGCTTATATGCAATATAAAGCCACTCAAAAACAGGTACAGCAATTTAATAATACGATGCTACTCGAGGCAAAAGCAATCCTGGAAGGAAAGATCTACAGTTACAATCGGGGCGAAACCGCCCTGCTGGAAGTGATCAACGCACAACGCTCCTACAATGAAACCCAGCTGGCTTATGATGAAGCACGCTACAATTATGCAGTCGCATTGGTGGAATTACAACGTGCCGCAGCCATTTGGGATATTGATCAATTGTGACGCCGTTATACCGGTGAAATCTGATTCTTTTTAAGCTTCTTATACATACTTTTCAAGGAAGGGGAAATCAGTATCAGCAGCAAGATGCTGATACTGATTATGGACATCAATTCATAGTAGTCCATACCATACCGGACGAAAGACTGTATATTAACCCGCTCGCTGATGAGCTTCAATCCCGCGGTATGCTCCTTGTAATGCAATCCATGTTGCAATACCCTGTGAGATTCCCGCTGAATATAGTCTTCAAATATCAGATTGCTTGACTGCAGCTGATCTCGAAAAACCTCCCGGTGCTGGGCATGTTCAAATAATTTAAAGAAATTCTGCAGACCAATACTACTGGTATAGCCAAGGTAACGGACAGCCAAACAAGCTGCCGCCGCTGAGGCTCCCAAATGAGGACGTACACTTGCAATCACAAATAAGATTGTCGGAACCATAATCAGACCAACACACAGTCCATGCAATATCAATGGTAGCCAAAAATGATCTTCATTGCCCTCACTTTCAAATGAAAAAAACATATATTGATGAAAGACCAACAGGCAACAATAACCAACAATCCAGATCCATTTCACTGTGCGTCGTTTTAATAACCAGTAAAAGGATAGCATAACACCACATACAATCCCGAGAATATTAAACCATTGGATATAGGATAGGTGAATGGGATCCAAGCGGATGACCTGTAGAAAATACTGATTGGAGATCGCCAGCGAAAACCGTTCAATATACATCATATACAAGACCAGGATTCCAAGCAGGAATTTCCGATTTCCAAAGATGGACAACTCGATATAAACACGTTTAATTGCTTTCTGTCTAATCATAAACAGGCCTAGACATAAAATTCCACCGATCAGTACGGTCAGCATGGAGGTATCCGAAAACCAATAAAGTTCCTGTCCATAGACCATCAGATAACCGAAACTTATAACAATGAAACTGTAAAGGATAAAACTGGCCCAGTCCAAGGAAAATAAAGGGTACGGTCGATTATGTCGGATGGGTTTCATTGTGACGATGATCAGCAGTAGCCCCGGCACAAAAGATAAGGCAGCATAGAGATAAAGTTCATCAAAGTTAAATGAATCAATGAATTCCGCTGTCACAAAGGTATTGAAAGGCGAACTACAGAGCAGCATACAAAAAAATATGGCATAACTTCCCTCCTTGGCCCTTTCGGTTTTTAGGCGGGAAAATATCATGGATATAGAGAGGTTGACAGCCGATGCGAACAGCATACCCTGAAAAAAGCGTAAGCCATATATCCAACTAATCTCGTTGATGCGATACATCAGGTAACAATTGAGCAGCTGTAAGAGATTGAAAATGACATAGTACTGCTTGACAGGGAAATACTGAAAAAAGCGTCGTTCCAGGACATAGAATCCGACAAATCCCGCGTAGAAAAGAATAATGAGGAATTGGACATCACTGGGCTGTGCACCGTAGAAACCAGCAGTGACATTGACATTGGCACCGGGCAGAAAAAACAAGACCATACTAGGCATCAATCCGCTGAATAAAATCAGCTTAATCAGCCATTCAGGTACCCAGTCTTTGAAAATCCCTTTCACTGTTATTGATTTTTTGAGACCGAAACATTGACGTTCATTCCTGAGAGTAATTTTGCAGCTCCCTTACCCCTATCCAGTTCAATACGAACCGGAACGCGCTGTACGATCTTCACAAAATTGCCGGTCGCATTATCTGGTGGGAGTAGCGAAAAAGAGGAACCTGTTGCCGGGGAAATAGAAATTATCTTTCCATAGAATGTTTCATCCGGGTAAGCATCCGCAACAACCTCTACACGCCCACCAAGGTGGAGATAACGCAATTGCGTTTCCTTAAAGTTGGCTGTCACCCAAGTTGGTGTCTCTGCATTGACAATAAATCCCAGCACCTCGCCAGGATTTACCATCTGTCCCTTTTCAATGCTACGTTTCCCTACCCGACCATCATAGGGAGCCCGGATTACGGTATATCCCACATCAAGATGCTTTCGGTTTGCTGCAGCCGACAACCGTGCTTTCTCTGCGTTAATCACCCCTTTTTTCACATCAACATCATTCACCCGATCCCGCGAGGCCTCCAACTTATGCTGCAATGCGGCGAGCTCACTTTTGTACACCTCCAGTGTGGCTTTAATATCTTCCAGTTGCTGCGCCGTAGCAGATTTTTCATCAAACAGAAACTTATAGCGATCGTATTCCAGTTGCTGTTTCGTCACCCGCGCTTCGGCAGCAGCAATGGATTTTTCCAACGATTCGTGTTCGGCCTGCAATATTTCCTTTTGGCTGCCCAGCACGTTGATTTCTGCATTTTCTTTGTTTATCGAAGCCGAAGCTTGCTCTGCTTCAAATTTGTACTCCCGATTGTCGATAAGCAGTAAGGTATCGCCGCGCTTGACCGATTGATGATCTTTAAAGTGAACCGAAACAATGTAACCGCCCACACGGGAGATGATGGGATTAATATACTGGGTCACTTGGGCATCATTGGTATAGGTATAGCGTATGCGCAGCCAAAGTATCCTTCCGCCCCATAGTAAAAGTGCTAACAAAGCAATCCCAGCCAACCAATTGGTGATTCTGGTCAATTGTACATCGGTCATTGACCGGCCTGATTTAGGTTTCATTAGATAGTCCCCTTCAAAAATTCAATAAAATAATAATGTTTCTGTACCGCGATTCGGGCGGATTCCAGATCAAAGTTTGTCTTGAGGCATTGCATATCTGCATCCAATAGATCCGTAATCAGTGCCGAAGACTTGAAATACCTATTTTTTATAATACGGGCATTTTCTTTGGCCAGCGTTAGATTTTTTTGGCAGACAGCCTGTTGTTCCAGCGCTAGATTATAATCTAAATAAGCCTGCAACAGTTCATTTTCCACCACTTCCTCCTCATGGTGGTGTTTGACCTCCTCTCGCTTTAAAGCAACCTGAGCTCCCCGGACAATATTTTTATTGAGGTACAATGCGGATATTGGGATGTTCAATTTAAGTCCTACGATATTTAAATTGTACCAGCTCCCATTATATGGATATAGAAATACCTGTGGATTCGCAAAAGTAAATGTATTGGTCAGGCCTAGTTCGGGCAGGTAGTTTGACTTCGCCTGTTTGATACTCAGTTTTTTCAACGCAACTTCCTGTTCGGATTTCAGCAGTACAAAAGCTTGATGTTTGGCAACAGCAACGATTTCCGCATAGTTCAGCGGATGACTTTCCATCGTGGCATACATCGGGATAATTTCTTGTCGTATATCGGCGATGAGTTGCAATTTTTGGTTGATGATCTTGATATCATTAGCGATCTGTACCAGCAGCAGTTCACGCTTGGACAATTCGAGGGAAATCCTTAAGACATCACTATGCAGCACAACACCGGCTGTATAACGGTGTTCGATCTCTTTCAATTGTGTCCGCTGATCTTTGATATCCTGCTCGATCAGCAATTTGTTGCGATAGGCTAAATCCAGATCCAGAAACAAGTTACAGATCTCCAGCTTAATCTGCGCCGTGGAACTTTTCCAATCAATATTGGCCAGTTCCATTTCGAGTTTTTTTGATTCGATTTTCATAAGATCCCGATGACCGTTGTAGAGATTCAAGTAGAAATCGAGTCCGGTATCATACAGGTAATGGATAACATTGTGTTGTGATGGTTTGGCAAATATTCCTTTATCGTAGACAGGCATATTGCTCGCATAACTGGCGGAAGCCCTGATACTGATTTTCGGCAGCAATTCCATCCGTTGCTGCTGTACGGCGATCACCTTTTCCTGAAGTTGCAAATGTGACTGTTCAATGTATTTACTGTTTTGCAGCGACTTACTGATCAAATCAGCCAGCGAGATACGTAGCGAGTCCTGGGCCTGCGTTTCTAAAACCGAGCATACGAGCACCGCAATAGTGCTTATTACTTTTGTCCAATGCGACGAAAAAAAGTTCAATGTCTTTCTGTTATTTTTTTGCGTTGCAAACTTAGATACTAATTGGAAAATGCATTTCTTCACAAACGCCAATATGTTATGTAAAAAAGACATTTTTCAATCAATTTTAAACAAAAGGACAAAATCCGCCAAAACCCATCCCAAGGTATCCTTGGTATCACCCTCCTCTAACGGCAATTCTCCTCATGCCAATTGGCTAAAAAACAGCGCAACAGCGCCAGGTTTGCATGCAAATACAAGATCTAACAGAAA
The window above is part of the Sphingobacterium sp. ML3W genome. Proteins encoded here:
- a CDS encoding TolC family protein; this encodes MNFFSSHWTKVISTIAVLVCSVLETQAQDSLRISLADLISKSLQNSKYIEQSHLQLQEKVIAVQQQRMELLPKISIRASASYASNMPVYDKGIFAKPSQHNVIHYLYDTGLDFYLNLYNGHRDLMKIESKKLEMELANIDWKSSTAQIKLEICNLFLDLDLAYRNKLLIEQDIKDQRTQLKEIEHRYTAGVVLHSDVLRISLELSKRELLLVQIANDIKIINQKLQLIADIRQEIIPMYATMESHPLNYAEIVAVAKHQAFVLLKSEQEVALKKLSIKQAKSNYLPELGLTNTFTFANPQVFLYPYNGSWYNLNIVGLKLNIPISALYLNKNIVRGAQVALKREEVKHHHEEEVVENELLQAYLDYNLALEQQAVCQKNLTLAKENARIIKNRYFKSSALITDLLDADMQCLKTNFDLESARIAVQKHYYFIEFLKGTI
- a CDS encoding HlyD family secretion protein produces the protein MKPKSGRSMTDVQLTRITNWLAGIALLALLLWGGRILWLRIRYTYTNDAQVTQYINPIISRVGGYIVSVHFKDHQSVKRGDTLLLIDNREYKFEAEQASASINKENAEINVLGSQKEILQAEHESLEKSIAAAEARVTKQQLEYDRYKFLFDEKSATAQQLEDIKATLEVYKSELAALQHKLEASRDRVNDVDVKKGVINAEKARLSAAANRKHLDVGYTVIRAPYDGRVGKRSIEKGQMVNPGEVLGFIVNAETPTWVTANFKETQLRYLHLGGRVEVVADAYPDETFYGKIISISPATGSSFSLLPPDNATGNFVKIVQRVPVRIELDRGKGAAKLLSGMNVNVSVSKNQ
- a CDS encoding CusA/CzcA family heavy metal efflux RND transporter, giving the protein MKQLVSHIIAKRWGIAAAFLLITFFGYYAWKQLSVEAYPDIADVSSQIVTQVPGLAAEEMEQQITIPIEQAINGLPGMEVMRSKTTFGLSMVTIVFKDGVDDYWARARIQERLADLSLPYGALPGLDPLTSPTGEIFRYILESNTQDLRKLTELQNFVIIPKIKQVAGVADVTNFGGITTQFQVELDPKKLDQYEVSLGEVTAKIEANNTNAGGSMMNRGDQSYVIRGIGLVKSLDDLGNIVVKSVNGNRIYMRDLGQVKLGNLARKGALGYSDKRGANYSDNIEGIVLLLKHENPSTVLAGVNAAVDELNSKILPKDVKIHVVLDRTSLVDNTLHTVSKTLLEGMVLVILVLILFLGSWRGALLVAITIPLSLLIAFILMHFTDIPANLLSLGAIDFGIIVDGAIVMLETILKKREEKPDAPLVEQTLTTKIAEVAKPIFFATIIIITAYLPLFAFERVEKKLFTPMAYTVGYALLGALAVSLLLIPGLAYLIYRKPQKVYHNRWLEKLTVLYHQRIKKIMLRPKRVFVPIGLVLLATGLLTASVGKDFLPTLDEGSIWLQVSLPPGITVEKSKEMSDSLRARTLKYEEISYVMVQAGRNDDGTDAWTPSHFEVSVGLKPYKTWKWGKTKADLINELAAEYAQMPGYNVAFSQPMIDGVMDKIAGAHSELVVKLFGDDLKETRRVAEDLVTTLKGVEGAVDLAIDQEPPLPQLQIIVDRDKIAQYGLNISDVTDLIQIAIGGKAVSQVYQGIKVYDITCQYAENERNSPEKIGNLMLYPDNGTRIPLSQVATIKLNTGESTISRERNSRQLTVRLNVRGQDLGTFLTKAQQAIAQKLKYDQQKIRLQWGGQFENQHRAYSRLAVIVPLTLAIIFILLYSTFGSFGQAGLLIGIVPLALFGGMLALNLRGMTLNVSSAVGFIALFGVAIQNGVLMLSQFNVLRKNGMPLKKAVIEGAFSRFRPVLMTATVAILGLLPASLATGIGSDVQRPLATVIVYGLLFSTLLTLFMLPPLYYLMERRQQKGGVGSSTDQIQGETNS
- a CDS encoding TolC family protein, which encodes MKTQIKLLLFLLLPLGNVAAQTIDSTFLQKKLDYSSFIAQVGKNNLGYAAEKFNLSIAEANIISASIFPDPEFTLGLFDNSERSKQLGRGYTAGLSWTVELGAKRQARRQVAKDEAETTRLLLGDYFRNLRADATLAFLSARYNQQLVATYHSSYQQLAQLASSDSIRYQLGAIPQIDFRQSKLEAAHMRNTLSAAEATANYSLAGLSLLMGDKSPVLWLPQGSDVSFDRNFLLSTLISTAVRERADLKAALQNKQLSHSLLQLAKANRILDLGISIGFTSNGEARNETAPTPQFNAINAGLAIPLKFSNFNKGGLKSAQFKIEQDELIYQDAALRIQTEVNQAYMQYKATQKQVQQFNNTMLLEAKAILEGKIYSYNRGETALLEVINAQRSYNETQLAYDEARYNYAVALVELQRAAAIWDIDQL